A stretch of Exiguobacterium sp. BMC-KP DNA encodes these proteins:
- a CDS encoding iron-containing alcohol dehydrogenase produces MENFEYRNPTKLIFGDGQVSQLKPQLEALGAKKVMLVFGGGSIKRNGVYDDVTRELNAAGIEYVECDGVEPNPRIETAERGIKIAREAGVDALLALGGGSVIDCTKLIAAGIPYEGEAWDLVIGKATPETVIPFGTVLTLAATGSEMNSGSVITNWKTQEKYGWGSPLTFPTFSILDPKYTVSVPKDQTIYGIVDMMSHCLEQYFHPAHAPVQERMTEGVMKAVVEAAPKLVNDLENVELRGTILFAGTMALNGVLQMGARGDWASHNIEHAVSAVHDIPHAGGLAILFPNWMRHVLDESNAHRFVTLGENVFNVDTEGKSEIEAAHATIDAISAFWTSLGAPNRLADYDIKEDTVDSIVKSAMTRGDFGNFKSLGNEDVRQIVTAAL; encoded by the coding sequence ATGGAAAACTTTGAATATCGCAATCCAACGAAACTTATTTTTGGTGACGGTCAAGTCAGCCAACTGAAACCACAACTCGAAGCACTTGGTGCAAAGAAAGTCATGCTCGTCTTTGGTGGCGGTAGTATCAAACGTAACGGCGTTTATGATGATGTTACACGTGAACTCAACGCGGCAGGAATCGAGTACGTCGAATGCGACGGTGTCGAACCGAACCCACGTATCGAAACAGCAGAGCGCGGTATCAAAATCGCACGTGAAGCAGGCGTAGACGCATTGCTTGCACTCGGTGGCGGTTCTGTCATCGACTGCACGAAATTGATTGCTGCTGGTATCCCGTATGAAGGCGAAGCATGGGATCTCGTCATCGGTAAAGCAACACCAGAAACAGTCATTCCATTTGGAACAGTCTTGACGCTTGCAGCGACAGGTTCTGAGATGAACTCAGGATCCGTTATCACGAACTGGAAGACACAAGAGAAATACGGATGGGGTAGCCCGCTTACGTTCCCAACATTCTCAATCCTTGATCCGAAATACACAGTCAGTGTACCAAAAGATCAAACGATTTACGGTATCGTCGATATGATGAGTCACTGCCTTGAGCAATACTTCCACCCTGCGCATGCACCTGTCCAAGAACGTATGACAGAAGGTGTTATGAAAGCAGTCGTTGAAGCAGCACCAAAACTCGTCAACGATCTCGAGAACGTTGAACTTCGTGGTACGATTCTTTTTGCTGGTACGATGGCACTCAACGGTGTTCTTCAAATGGGGGCACGCGGCGACTGGGCATCACACAACATCGAGCACGCTGTTTCAGCTGTTCACGATATCCCGCACGCAGGTGGACTCGCAATCCTCTTCCCGAACTGGATGCGCCACGTGCTTGACGAATCAAATGCACATCGCTTCGTGACACTCGGTGAAAACGTCTTTAACGTTGATACGGAAGGTAAATCAGAGATAGAAGCAGCACACGCGACAATTGACGCGATCAGCGCTTTCTGGACATCACTTGGTGCACCAAACCGTCTTGCTGATTACGACATCAAAGAGGATACAGTTGATTCAATCGTCAAGTCAGCGATGACACGCGGCGACTTCGGAAACTTCAAATCACTTGGAAACGAAGATGTTCGTCAAATCGTGACAGCTGCCCTATAA
- a CDS encoding MazG nucleotide pyrophosphohydrolase domain-containing protein: MEQMKTLQQKVDATIRSLGGYFRPLSGLARLTEEIGEVGEAFEQNDLEALRFELVDVLMISTCLANQYVTNLAEQHEILGTANDEQDGSFYRLVHEAGQIARVMNGYEGDKPPKSKDAIVPIGHSLARLQRELFRLARPLRLDLLTEIDRTNEKNLKRDKTRFALTRDPITEETIDHFRSATGSEARLWGAPIYEDDRTLADNMEAALPSLRRFLRCAPIEGIEAFVFEAPMERSRSLVEVKELADEMGRLIKERTPLDFKDSPYRLEVFAPQLGPVSPYHAEDDHRMFLVLYID, from the coding sequence ATGGAACAGATGAAGACACTGCAACAAAAGGTTGATGCGACGATTCGATCACTCGGTGGTTATTTTCGACCACTATCTGGTCTTGCACGACTGACGGAGGAAATCGGTGAGGTCGGGGAAGCATTTGAACAAAATGATTTAGAAGCCCTTCGCTTTGAACTTGTCGATGTCTTGATGATCTCGACTTGTCTTGCCAATCAATACGTGACGAATCTCGCAGAACAGCATGAGATACTCGGTACGGCAAACGATGAACAGGACGGTTCGTTTTATCGACTTGTTCATGAAGCAGGTCAAATTGCACGTGTCATGAACGGGTATGAAGGCGATAAACCGCCGAAATCGAAAGATGCGATCGTGCCGATCGGTCATTCCTTAGCACGTCTACAACGTGAACTGTTTCGTTTGGCGCGACCGCTTCGACTCGATTTACTGACAGAAATCGACCGGACGAATGAAAAGAATTTGAAGCGGGATAAAACACGCTTTGCGTTGACGCGTGATCCCATTACGGAAGAGACAATCGATCATTTCCGGAGTGCGACAGGAAGTGAGGCACGCCTCTGGGGAGCACCTATTTATGAGGATGATCGAACATTAGCGGATAATATGGAGGCGGCACTTCCGTCGCTTCGACGATTCCTCCGCTGTGCGCCGATCGAGGGAATCGAGGCGTTTGTCTTTGAGGCACCGATGGAACGTTCGCGTAGTTTGGTCGAAGTGAAAGAATTAGCGGACGAGATGGGGCGCTTGATTAAAGAGCGGACACCACTTGATTTCAAGGACTCACCGTATCGATTAGAAGTCTTTGCGCCACAACTAGGTCCAGTCTCACCGTATCATGCGGAAGACGATCATCGGATGTTCCTTGTTTTGTATATCGATTGA
- a CDS encoding NifU N-terminal domain-containing protein, with the protein MQVDYTPNPNSVKITLEEQRFGAKSTSVKKEDTPEDALLASLIAIDGIDNLFAYGDFVTVTKEPEAEWNELLPRIEEYM; encoded by the coding sequence ATGCAAGTCGATTACACACCAAATCCGAATTCCGTCAAAATTACGCTCGAAGAACAGCGCTTCGGTGCAAAAAGTACGAGTGTCAAAAAAGAAGATACGCCTGAAGATGCGTTGCTTGCATCGTTGATCGCCATCGATGGCATCGACAATCTGTTCGCTTACGGTGACTTCGTAACTGTCACGAAAGAACCAGAAGCGGAATGGAATGAATTGCTTCCACGCATCGAAGAGTACATGTAA
- a CDS encoding aminotransferase, whose translation MKSLSERVEQLAPSGIRRFFDLAGSMEDVISLGVGEPDFVTPWNVREASFAALEQGYTAYSANAGLLELRQEIATYMQEKFAISYSTTEEIIVTTGASEGLDLAFRSLINPGDEVIVVEPAFVSYAPLIELAGGIPVAAACHAEDGFAIQPETIEQLLTDKTKAIIFCFPSNPTGSTMTRDQLADLALLVQKHDLYVISDEIYAELSYETEAICFATLPGMRERTIIINGFSKAFAMTGWRLGFTCAPSAITQSMLKVHQYGMMCAPTLVQFAGIEALRSRHKTVPDMVTSYRQRRNYFVKALNDVGLPTHLPGGAFYAFPYIGHTGLTSEEFAEQLLLAERVAVVPGSVFGASGEGYVRASYASSIEQLQEAIARIQRFMKQWQDQDEAASSRSR comes from the coding sequence ATGAAATCTTTATCTGAACGCGTCGAACAGTTAGCTCCGTCCGGCATTCGCCGTTTCTTTGATCTAGCAGGATCAATGGAAGACGTCATTTCCCTCGGTGTCGGTGAACCCGATTTCGTCACGCCTTGGAATGTACGGGAAGCAAGCTTTGCTGCGCTCGAACAAGGCTATACTGCATATAGTGCTAACGCCGGTTTACTTGAACTCCGACAAGAAATCGCCACTTACATGCAAGAAAAATTCGCGATCTCCTATTCAACGACGGAAGAGATCATCGTTACGACGGGTGCCTCGGAAGGACTCGATCTTGCCTTCCGTAGTTTAATCAATCCCGGTGATGAAGTCATCGTCGTCGAACCAGCATTCGTTTCGTATGCTCCCTTGATCGAACTCGCTGGAGGAATCCCTGTCGCTGCTGCCTGCCATGCCGAAGATGGTTTTGCGATTCAACCGGAAACGATCGAGCAACTGCTGACGGACAAAACGAAAGCGATCATTTTCTGTTTCCCATCGAATCCGACGGGTTCCACGATGACACGCGATCAACTCGCCGATCTTGCACTGCTCGTTCAAAAACATGATCTATATGTCATCAGTGACGAGATCTATGCGGAACTGTCTTACGAAACGGAAGCGATCTGTTTCGCAACCCTCCCCGGTATGCGGGAGCGCACGATCATCATCAATGGTTTCTCGAAAGCCTTCGCGATGACAGGCTGGCGGCTCGGTTTTACTTGCGCGCCATCCGCAATCACGCAATCGATGCTGAAGGTACATCAATATGGAATGATGTGTGCACCAACGCTCGTCCAGTTTGCAGGAATTGAAGCACTCCGTTCTCGTCATAAGACAGTCCCTGATATGGTGACGAGTTATCGTCAACGCCGGAACTATTTCGTCAAGGCGTTAAACGATGTGGGCCTCCCGACACACTTACCAGGAGGTGCCTTCTATGCCTTCCCGTACATCGGTCATACTGGACTAACGAGTGAAGAGTTCGCGGAGCAATTGTTACTTGCTGAACGTGTCGCTGTTGTCCCAGGATCCGTCTTCGGCGCAAGTGGTGAAGGATATGTTCGGGCAAGTTACGCGAGTTCGATCGAACAGCTACAAGAAGCGATCGCTCGCATCCAACGCTTCATGAAACAATGGCAAGACCAAGATGAGGCAGCATCATCTCGTTCACGATAA
- the ytvI gene encoding sporulation integral membrane protein YtvI, whose protein sequence is MSTERLWQMARFLTVIFAFLVGGWLLLRLSSILYPFVFAFLLALFSRPLVDFFQKRFRINRGWGALLSIILISGLLVGSLALIIMQLIRGLVFVANQLPAQIQELSLYFQKLYNEKLAPIWNDASEALRSLEPSQQNTVQNSIQSLGSSLASAIGEGSKSIAMMLQTVLATLPSIALIFVIVLLAWFFIAKDWHQYEMRLKRYEMLPWFARFESVFLSLRSALFGYLKAQLTLITITFFIVLIGLFIIGVEHPFAVAFIAAFFDILPYLGTGSVFLPWIAYSLITGDTTLAIGLGILYALVILQRNIMEPKIVGDSIGIQPITALIALFVGIQFFGVFGLILGPLIAVILKALYNAQIFHYIWDFVKGSPTPFR, encoded by the coding sequence GTGTCGACTGAACGTCTTTGGCAAATGGCCCGGTTCTTGACGGTGATCTTCGCCTTCTTAGTTGGTGGATGGTTACTCCTCCGCCTCTCGTCCATCTTGTATCCGTTTGTCTTTGCGTTTCTGCTTGCCCTATTCAGCCGACCGCTTGTCGATTTCTTCCAAAAGCGGTTCCGAATCAATCGTGGATGGGGTGCGTTGTTATCGATTATTTTAATCAGTGGTCTATTAGTTGGTTCCCTCGCCTTGATCATCATGCAATTGATTCGCGGTCTTGTATTTGTCGCCAATCAATTACCAGCGCAAATTCAAGAGTTGAGCCTGTATTTTCAAAAGCTCTACAATGAAAAGCTGGCACCCATCTGGAACGATGCTTCTGAAGCCTTGCGTTCACTGGAACCATCGCAACAAAACACGGTCCAAAACAGTATCCAATCGCTCGGTAGTTCACTTGCGAGTGCGATTGGCGAAGGTTCAAAAAGTATCGCCATGATGTTACAGACGGTCCTTGCGACGTTGCCATCGATTGCCTTGATTTTCGTCATCGTCTTACTCGCTTGGTTCTTCATCGCAAAAGATTGGCATCAGTACGAGATGCGATTGAAACGCTATGAGATGCTCCCTTGGTTCGCTCGTTTCGAGTCCGTCTTCCTAAGCTTACGCTCTGCCTTGTTCGGCTATCTGAAGGCACAGCTCACCTTGATCACGATCACGTTTTTCATCGTCTTGATTGGTTTGTTCATCATTGGTGTAGAGCACCCATTTGCAGTCGCCTTTATCGCTGCCTTTTTCGATATCTTGCCGTACCTTGGTACCGGTTCCGTCTTCTTGCCTTGGATCGCCTACTCCTTGATTACCGGAGATACGACGCTTGCGATTGGCCTTGGTATTTTGTACGCCCTCGTCATTCTTCAACGCAACATCATGGAACCGAAGATCGTTGGTGACAGTATTGGCATTCAACCAATCACTGCACTGATTGCACTGTTTGTCGGTATTCAATTCTTCGGTGTGTTCGGACTAATTCTCGGACCATTGATTGCTGTCATCTTAAAAGCACTCTACAACGCACAGATTTTCCATTACATCTGGGACTTTGTCAAAGGATCACCCACACCATTTCGGTGA
- a CDS encoding glycosyltransferase family 2 protein, giving the protein MPTVSIIIPTYNRPRELAEALEALTRQHYQDFEVIILNNNGDDVSAVTAAYQDRLQLTYVDLPENHHVRARNHGVMLSSGRYILLHDDDDLLLPSHLEEAVGDIEAGADLTYTDAELFTYRWEGDHRIALDSEPFAYPYDSETIREDSTYIPSGSLYRKSLHDQLGPFDEEVFNYWDWDWILRVGKDHLVLHPARATVLYAFNPSGNHESARQDAARRVYFDRLVDKHQLPTREMKNFHIVQAERRARLRQTRRTFNGQLTESE; this is encoded by the coding sequence ATGCCAACTGTATCCATCATCATTCCAACATACAATCGTCCTCGTGAACTAGCCGAAGCGCTAGAAGCGTTGACGCGTCAACACTATCAAGACTTCGAAGTCATCATCCTAAACAATAATGGCGACGATGTCTCAGCAGTGACCGCTGCCTATCAGGATCGTCTGCAACTGACATATGTCGATCTACCTGAAAACCATCATGTTCGCGCTCGAAACCATGGTGTCATGCTCTCTTCCGGTCGATATATCTTACTTCATGATGACGATGATCTCCTATTGCCAAGCCACCTCGAAGAAGCAGTCGGCGACATCGAAGCAGGTGCGGATTTGACGTATACAGATGCAGAACTCTTTACGTATCGCTGGGAAGGCGATCACCGAATCGCACTTGATTCCGAGCCGTTCGCGTATCCGTATGATTCGGAAACGATACGAGAAGATTCGACGTACATTCCGTCCGGGTCACTCTACCGTAAATCACTTCACGATCAACTCGGTCCGTTTGATGAAGAAGTCTTCAATTATTGGGACTGGGACTGGATTCTACGAGTCGGCAAGGATCATTTAGTACTACACCCGGCACGTGCAACCGTTTTGTACGCCTTCAACCCGTCCGGCAATCATGAATCGGCACGACAAGACGCAGCGCGACGTGTCTATTTTGACCGACTTGTCGACAAGCATCAGCTACCAACTCGTGAAATGAAGAACTTCCATATCGTCCAGGCGGAACGTCGCGCGCGCTTGCGCCAGACACGCCGTACCTTTAATGGTCAATTGACAGAAAGTGAGTGA
- a CDS encoding ribonucleotide-diphosphate reductase subunit beta, giving the protein MEQLQKIKLLDARHPNRATAIIGGETSAIVNWNDIAYPQFYSIYKQLLSNFWIPDEISMSKDMQQWNQLSEREQDAFKRIIGLLSILDSVQTRYILESAMFTSDSSVHAILAIIAQQEVVHNQSYSYVLSSLVPLAEQNRIFDIAKDDDMVMKRNAFILDLYEDFQNDRTPENFAKSLVASIVLEGINFYSGFAFFYNLARHQKMVGTSTMISYIQRDELQHSYFISQLLRAVLSEHPEIDADGSFTQFVYDTFKRAVDLEIEWSEYVLRDLDGLDVSEMRDYVKYLANKRLRVIGLSDLYEGHDEDVMPWIRAYSDDSMNATKSDFFEQKSRSYAKVTDANGFDDL; this is encoded by the coding sequence ATGGAACAGCTACAAAAAATCAAACTGCTTGATGCACGTCATCCAAATCGCGCGACAGCGATCATCGGTGGCGAAACAAGTGCCATCGTCAACTGGAACGACATTGCGTATCCACAGTTTTATTCAATCTATAAACAACTATTATCAAACTTCTGGATTCCAGATGAGATTTCGATGTCAAAAGACATGCAACAATGGAATCAATTAAGCGAACGGGAACAAGACGCCTTTAAACGAATCATTGGTCTACTCTCGATCCTCGACTCGGTTCAGACACGCTACATCCTCGAATCAGCGATGTTCACATCGGATTCGTCCGTTCATGCGATTCTTGCTATCATCGCGCAACAGGAAGTCGTTCATAATCAATCGTACAGCTACGTCTTATCCAGCTTGGTTCCATTAGCTGAACAAAACCGGATTTTTGATATCGCAAAAGACGATGATATGGTCATGAAGCGTAACGCATTCATTCTTGATTTATACGAAGACTTCCAAAATGACCGAACTCCAGAAAACTTTGCGAAATCACTTGTTGCGTCAATCGTTCTTGAAGGCATCAACTTCTATTCAGGCTTTGCCTTCTTCTATAACTTAGCCCGTCACCAAAAGATGGTCGGGACGTCGACGATGATCAGCTATATTCAACGTGATGAACTCCAACACTCGTACTTCATCAGTCAATTGTTACGTGCTGTTTTGTCAGAGCATCCAGAAATCGATGCTGATGGATCGTTCACACAATTCGTCTATGACACGTTCAAACGTGCCGTTGATCTTGAAATTGAGTGGAGCGAGTATGTATTGCGTGATTTAGACGGTCTTGACGTCAGTGAAATGCGTGACTACGTCAAGTATCTCGCGAATAAACGTCTTCGCGTCATTGGCTTGTCGGATCTCTATGAAGGGCACGACGAAGACGTCATGCCGTGGATTCGTGCGTATTCGGATGATTCGATGAACGCGACGAAATCGGACTTCTTCGAACAAAAATCACGTTCGTATGCGAAAGTAACGGATGCAAATGGATTCGATGATCTGTAA
- a CDS encoding Lrp/AsnC family transcriptional regulator, whose translation MYTEKQLELLALLTQNGPMDVNLLAQMLDWEASEVAASIETFKRDGVLLGYTAVIDWQKIHAHHGVTAFIDVKVTPKRGRGFDEVAERIHRFPEVTSLYLMSGAYDLQVVLDGKSLQEVSQFVSEKLSTLDSVISTTTHFRLKTYKHDGVLFSQDDDDKRLKVSP comes from the coding sequence ATGTACACCGAAAAACAACTCGAATTATTAGCATTATTAACACAAAATGGTCCGATGGATGTGAACTTACTCGCTCAGATGCTCGACTGGGAAGCGTCAGAAGTAGCAGCTTCAATCGAGACATTCAAACGTGACGGTGTTCTACTCGGCTACACCGCTGTCATCGACTGGCAAAAGATTCATGCCCATCATGGTGTGACAGCTTTCATTGACGTCAAAGTCACACCGAAACGTGGTCGTGGCTTTGACGAAGTCGCCGAACGGATCCATCGTTTCCCGGAAGTGACGTCGCTCTATTTGATGTCAGGTGCATACGATTTACAAGTCGTCCTAGATGGCAAGTCGTTGCAAGAGGTTTCCCAATTCGTCTCTGAAAAATTATCGACGCTCGATTCTGTCATCTCGACGACGACGCATTTCCGCTTGAAGACATACAAGCATGATGGCGTCCTATTCAGTCAGGATGATGATGACAAACGATTGAAGGTGTCTCCATGA
- the yugI gene encoding S1 domain-containing post-transcriptional regulator GSP13: MANFEKDQVVTGKVTGIQNFGAFVALDEQTQGLVHISEISHDYVKDINDYVKVGDEVTVKVLDIDEANKKMKLSIKATQEAPKREARAKGPRKNAGRRDAGPAFKQEEAPGFNVLKGKLEEWIEKSNFQK, from the coding sequence ATGGCAAACTTTGAAAAAGACCAAGTCGTTACTGGTAAAGTAACTGGTATTCAAAACTTCGGTGCTTTCGTAGCACTTGACGAGCAAACACAAGGTCTCGTCCACATCTCAGAAATCTCACACGATTACGTAAAAGATATCAACGATTACGTAAAAGTTGGCGATGAAGTAACTGTTAAAGTTCTCGACATCGACGAAGCTAACAAAAAAATGAAGCTTTCGATCAAAGCAACTCAGGAAGCTCCAAAACGTGAAGCACGCGCGAAAGGTCCACGCAAAAACGCTGGACGTCGCGATGCAGGTCCTGCTTTCAAACAAGAAGAAGCACCTGGATTCAACGTTCTTAAAGGTAAATTGGAAGAATGGATTGAAAAATCAAACTTCCAAAAATAA
- a CDS encoding ribonucleoside-diphosphate reductase subunit alpha: MASPLNTARIFKGAMTIEDVYVVIRQATETYPELDIDRYTERAIRALEGKSLQADQVYELLTMHALDMLKAEEPNWTFVATATYLNRLYLEAGENRGYAAEERYGSLYTLIEKLTEIGIFTKHLLDAYSKEDVNELSATIDPSRDHLFTYIGLRTLADRYLARDHVKNLYELPQERFMVIAMTLMQNEPKERRLELVKEAYWALSNLYMTVATPTLSNAGKSYGQLSSCFIDTVDDSLRGIYDSNTDVATLSKGGGGIGVYMGKIRSRGSDIKGFKGVSSGVIPWMKQLNNTAVSVDQLGMRQGSIAVYLDIWHKDILEFLDAKLNNGDERLRTHDLFTGVNLPDRFMRAVEAREDWHLFDPHEIRTVMGFSLEDYFDETEKGGSFTERYEACVNEPRLSKKTVPAIDLVKRYMRSQLETGTPYMFFRDAVNRANPNKHAGMIYSSNLCSEIMQNMSPTTVTEEYTEDGKIIVTKTPGDFVVCNLSSIALARAVRSDVLERLIPIQMRMLDNVIDLNTIDVPQAQLTNQKYRAVGLGTFGWHHLLALEGIRWESVEAVQYADRLYEKIAYLTIDASMQLAKEKGAYRLFEGSEWQTGEYIKRRHYKTTEELDWDRLQADITAYGMRNAYLMAVAPNSSTAIIAGSTASIDPIYKKVYSEEKKNYKIPVTVPDLTPETNWFYKSAFEIDQLWSIRQNASRQRHIDQAISFNLYVKNNVKAKELLEMHMEAWQLGMKTIYYTRSTTVEIDECESCSS; encoded by the coding sequence GTGGCATCTCCACTGAATACAGCACGCATCTTTAAAGGTGCAATGACAATAGAAGACGTATATGTCGTGATTCGACAGGCAACGGAAACGTATCCGGAGCTCGATATCGACCGCTATACAGAACGTGCCATCCGAGCGCTTGAAGGGAAGTCCTTACAAGCAGATCAAGTCTATGAACTGTTAACGATGCACGCACTCGATATGTTGAAGGCAGAAGAGCCGAACTGGACATTCGTAGCGACAGCGACTTACTTAAATCGGTTATACCTTGAAGCAGGTGAAAATCGCGGATATGCAGCAGAAGAACGGTATGGCTCGCTGTATACGCTGATTGAAAAACTGACAGAAATCGGCATCTTCACGAAACATTTACTGGATGCGTATTCGAAGGAAGACGTCAACGAACTGTCGGCAACGATCGATCCATCCCGCGACCACTTGTTCACATACATTGGTCTTCGAACACTTGCAGACCGGTACCTCGCACGTGATCACGTCAAAAACTTGTACGAGCTTCCGCAAGAACGATTCATGGTCATCGCGATGACACTGATGCAGAATGAACCGAAGGAACGCCGTTTAGAACTCGTCAAAGAAGCTTACTGGGCGTTGTCTAACCTTTACATGACAGTTGCGACACCGACGCTTTCGAACGCTGGTAAGTCTTACGGTCAGCTCTCGTCGTGTTTCATTGACACAGTAGATGATTCACTACGCGGCATCTATGATTCAAATACGGACGTAGCGACGCTTTCTAAAGGCGGCGGCGGAATCGGCGTCTATATGGGGAAAATCCGCTCACGTGGTTCAGACATCAAAGGCTTTAAAGGTGTTTCAAGCGGCGTTATCCCGTGGATGAAGCAATTGAACAACACGGCAGTCAGCGTCGATCAGCTCGGTATGCGTCAAGGTTCGATTGCTGTTTACCTCGACATCTGGCACAAGGATATCCTAGAGTTCTTGGATGCGAAGCTCAACAACGGTGATGAACGACTTCGGACACATGACTTGTTCACAGGCGTCAACTTACCGGACCGTTTCATGCGTGCTGTTGAAGCACGAGAAGACTGGCATTTGTTTGACCCACATGAAATCCGGACGGTCATGGGCTTCAGTCTTGAAGATTACTTCGATGAGACAGAGAAAGGTGGTAGTTTCACAGAACGCTACGAAGCATGTGTCAACGAACCACGCCTCAGCAAAAAAACAGTTCCAGCGATCGATCTCGTCAAACGCTACATGCGTTCGCAACTCGAGACAGGGACACCATACATGTTCTTCCGTGACGCGGTTAACCGTGCAAACCCGAATAAACATGCAGGGATGATCTACTCGTCAAACCTCTGCTCGGAAATCATGCAGAATATGAGCCCGACGACCGTAACGGAAGAATATACGGAAGATGGTAAAATCATCGTCACGAAGACACCGGGTGATTTCGTCGTCTGTAACTTATCATCGATTGCGCTTGCACGAGCTGTTCGTTCTGACGTCTTAGAGCGCTTGATCCCGATTCAAATGCGGATGCTTGATAACGTCATCGATTTGAATACGATTGATGTCCCGCAAGCACAATTAACGAACCAAAAATACCGTGCCGTTGGTCTTGGAACGTTCGGTTGGCACCATCTGCTCGCACTCGAAGGCATTCGTTGGGAATCGGTTGAAGCGGTGCAATACGCTGACCGCCTTTACGAAAAAATCGCTTACTTGACGATCGATGCGTCGATGCAACTCGCGAAAGAAAAAGGAGCGTACCGTCTCTTCGAAGGATCGGAATGGCAAACAGGTGAGTACATCAAACGTCGCCATTACAAAACGACGGAGGAACTCGATTGGGATCGTCTCCAAGCGGACATCACGGCGTACGGAATGCGTAACGCCTACTTGATGGCAGTCGCACCGAACTCATCGACAGCAATCATTGCTGGTAGTACGGCATCGATTGATCCAATCTACAAAAAAGTCTACTCGGAAGAGAAGAAAAACTACAAGATCCCAGTTACAGTTCCGGATTTAACACCGGAAACGAACTGGTTCTATAAATCAGCGTTTGAGATTGACCAGTTGTGGAGCATTCGTCAAAATGCTTCGCGTCAGCGTCACATCGACCAAGCAATCAGTTTCAATCTGTACGTGAAAAATAACGTCAAAGCAAAAGAGTTACTCGAGATGCACATGGAAGCATGGCAACTCGGGATGAAGACGATCTACTACACGCGTTCGACGACGGTTGAGATCGACGAATGTGAGTCGTGTTCATCATAA
- a CDS encoding flavodoxin domain-containing protein, translating to MKAAIVYASLSGNTEEVAELVAKTCSEMGIEPTMLFADEVTTYQLMPYDIVYFGSYTWGDGQLPDDMRDCLRTVLKESTHAIPQAAVFGTGDKMFVKYCRAVDEMAYHLSKFGVPLAGELLKIEQSPRNRPHLVKEWTKRTILQLQQEGVEAHGTATKNQTA from the coding sequence ATGAAGGCAGCAATCGTATACGCGTCATTGAGTGGAAACACGGAGGAGGTGGCAGAACTCGTCGCAAAGACGTGTTCTGAAATGGGAATCGAGCCGACGATGTTGTTTGCGGACGAAGTGACGACGTATCAGTTAATGCCTTATGATATCGTCTATTTTGGTTCGTATACGTGGGGAGATGGACAGTTACCCGACGATATGCGCGATTGTCTTAGAACGGTTTTAAAAGAGAGCACGCATGCGATTCCGCAGGCAGCTGTTTTTGGAACGGGAGATAAGATGTTCGTCAAATATTGTCGCGCCGTTGATGAGATGGCGTATCATCTCTCGAAATTCGGTGTACCGCTTGCCGGAGAATTGTTGAAAATCGAACAGTCACCGCGTAATCGTCCACATCTCGTCAAGGAATGGACAAAACGAACCATTCTTCAATTACAGCAAGAGGGAGTCGAAGCACATGGAACAGCTACAAAAAATCAAACTGCTTGA